The DNA segment CGCTTGCGCGCATCCTCTATGGTGCAGCGCAGGGATTGGGGCGCTTTCTGTGTCAGATACTCTGTCACTTGCCCGTCAAACGGCATTGGAATCGCGCTCATCTGTGCCCCCATGTGCTGATCCTGTCAGCAAAGGGGTAAACGCGTCATGATGCAAGGGGTTGCTGGAGCGGGCAGCGGGAATCGAACCCGCACCAAGAGCTTGGAAGGCTCATGTGATACCATTTCACCATGCCCGCACTGCCCCATCAGCTACCAGCAGCCCAAGCGCGGGTCAAGTACCCAGCGCCCCACGACGCGGCAGGAAAATGGTCGTCAGCCCCAGAAGCGGCAGAAATGCGCAGGCCTGATACACCCATGCGATGCCGCGAAAATCGGCCATCACGCCAAGGAACGCCGCAGCAATCCCGCCCATCCCGAAAGCAAAGCCGAAAAAGATACCCGCCACCAGCCCCACGCGACCGGGCAACAACGCTTGCGCAAAGACCACGATCGCCGGAAAGGCCGAGGCGAGGATGATTCCAATGATGACCGACAGCACCGCAGTGGCTTGCAGCCCGACATAGGGCAGCATCAGCGTAAACGGCAGCACCCCAAGGATCGAGAACCAGATCACCACCAGCGGGCCAAAGCGGTCGCCCACCAGCCCGCCCAGCATAACCCCGGCGGCACCGGCGGCCAGAAACAAAAACAGCATTTGCTGCGCAGGCACGATGCCCAGATCGAAGCGGTCGATTAGAAAGAATGTGTAATAGCTGGAAATGCTGGCGGTATAGGCATTCTTGCTGAAGGTCAGGATGGTCAGCACCACCAGCGCCACGATAACGCGGTTGCGCGGCAGACCATGGGTTTGCGTCAGCCGCCCCTTTGCAGCACTGGCCCGCGCCAGATTGCCATACCATAGGCCCACACGGTTCAGAATAATCATACCCACCAGCGCCATCACAGCAAAAGCCGCAACACTTGGCCGCCCCAGCGGCACCACAATAAACGCGGCCAGCAATGGCCCGAGGGCCGATCCGAAATTGCCCCCGACCTGAAACAAGGACTGCGCTGTGCCGAATTTGCCGCCAGAGGCCAGCCGCGCAATGCGGCTTGATTCCGGGTGAAACACGGCCGAGCCGATGCCGATCAGCATCGCCCCCGTCAGCAGCCCCCCGTAACTGGTCGCAAAGGCCAGCAGAATTAGCCCGAACAGCGTAGCGCCCATGCCGATGGGCAACGATTGCGGCATGGGGCGGCGGTCTGTCACCAGCCCGACAAACGGTTGCAACAGCGAGGCTGTGACCTGGAACGCAAAGGTCATCAGCCCGATCTGCCAGAAACTCAGGTCAAACTCCAACGCGAGCAGCGGGTAGATGGCGGCCAGCAGCGATTGCATGATGTCATTGATCATATGGCACAGGCTGATCGCAACCAGCACCAGCCATGTGGTTCGCTCGGCTGTCGGTGTCTCGGCACTGAGGCTCATGGCAAGAACCCTTCACATGTTCACGAAGCGCGCATACTTCAGTGGCCAAATAATGACAAGGCAAGCCTGTTACAAAAGCGGAGAGGCCAGCGCGATGGTGTTGTTGCGCAGGCGTCGCAGCATGGACCAGCCCATCACATCGAAGCTGTCGATCACAAGGGCGCGCTCGATATAGCTTTGCTGGCGCGCATCGAGCGCGGAAGTCACGTCAGAGCATTGAAACAAAAGCGAATTCTCGTAATTTAGATCGAAACTGCGGTGGTCCAGATTGGCGGTGCCGATCATGCCGAACAGGCCGTCCACGGTGGCGATCTTGGAATGGATCAGCCCCCCCTCGAACAGGTGGATGCGCACGCCTGCGCGCAGCAGGTCGGGATACAGGCTTTCGCTGGCGGCCCCCACGATCAGGCTGTCATTGCGCGCGGGCAGGATAAGATCGACCTGCACCCCCCGCTCGGCGGCAGAGCATATCGCCGTGTGCAACGCCATATCGGGCACATAATACGGCGTTGTCAGAAAAACGCGCTCGGTCGCGGCATAGATCATCGCGCGCAACGCGTCCGACGGGGTGGTGTATACATCATCCGGGCCAGAGGCGATGACCTGCGTAATCACCGATCCTGCCTGAGGTTCGGGCGCATCCTCGGCCAGAAGCGCGCTCAGGTCTTCCGAGTGGTGGGTCATCCAGTCATGCAGGAACACGGCTTGCTGCTGGCGCACGACCGGCCCTTCCAGACGCATCAGGATATCGACCCACGGGGCAAAACGGGGCTTGATCGCAAAGGCCTCATCAGCGCAATTGCGACTGCCAACCCAGCTTAGGCGGTTGTCGACCACCACGATTTTGCGATGGTTGCGCAGGTCAAGCCGCCGGAACAGCAGGCTGATGAACGGATTGCCGACAGGTGCCGCGCGCTCCAGCGCGACGCCTGCGCCCTGCATCCGTCGCCACAAGGGCGAACGGATCAGATGCCGCGCACCGTGGTCATCAACCAGCACGCGGCACGCCACACCGCGCCGCGCCGCGCGGCACAGGCAATCGGCCATGCGCGTGCCTGTTGTGTCGGGCAGCCAGATATAAAACAGCACATGCACATGGTCCTGTGCGCTGTCGATGGCCGTAAACATGTCGTCCATCATCGCGTCCCCCTCGGCCAGAAGGGTCAGGCGGTTGCCTGCGACGGGAATAAAGCCGCTGGTGGCGTGTCCTGCGGCGAAACTGGGGCGGGCAGGCCCTTGCAGGGTCAGGGGCAGGTCGGGGCTGCTTGCCTGTGCTGCCAGCAATTGGTTGCGCACCTCGCGCATGCGTTCGCGCTTGGCGCGCTCCAGCCGGATTTCGCCAAACAGGAAATACGCGGCGATCCCTACACCCGGCAAGGCCGAGATAACCGTCACCCATGCCAGCCGCGCAGACGGCGTTAACCCCGCGCGCAACAGCGCACGGACGATGAAGCTTATCTGCAAGAAAACAACCAGAACGACTGTTGCGCCTGCCATACTCGACTTACCCCGCGATGATCCGAGCGCCAAATTGTCACGTTGCGCGGGCAGAGTCACGCAGACCTGTGCCAGAAACGCTTGAAGCCCTGTGTCATAGGCTATTTAAGACATGTGTTGTCCGGTATTGCCCAAGGGTGTCTCATGTTGCTCAAGCCACTTGTTTTTGATCGCTACGTTGCCCCGGCGCGGCTGCGCCCGCAGGTTTGGCGACTGGTAGTAGGGCTGGCGCTGGTGCTGGCGGTCTATATCCTGTGGATGGGGCTGATGGCCGGGGTGATCGGGGTGTCGCTTGGCGTCGACAGGCTGGAGGACATGCTTGGGACCATTGGCACAGGCAGCACGCCGTCCTCGCTGATCCTGCTGCTGCTGACCTTTCTTGGCATGGCGCTGGGGGCATTCGCCGCCACACGCTGGCTGCACAAGCGCCCCATTGCCACGCTGTTCGGGCCGCGCGCGGTTGTGCTGCGCGATTTCGCAACCGGTTTCGGGATTTTCGCAGTGGTGGCTCTTCCCGGCATTATCTGGTTTTTCCTGACGCTGGATCTGACGCGCGGGGTGGCCTGGCCTGTCTGGCTGATGTTTCTGCCCTTGGCGCTGATCGGCCTGCTGATCCAGACCGGCGCGGAAGAACTTGTGTTCCGCGGGTATATGCAACAGCAACTGGCGGCGCGGTTTGCCTCTCGCTGGGTGTGGATGGTGTTGCCGTCGGTTATTTTCGGGCTGGTGCATTACTCGCCCGAAGAAATGGGCCAGTCTGTCTGGCTGATTGTTTTTGTGACCGGCTTTTTCGGGCTTCTTATGGCCGATCTGACAGCGCGGTCAGGGGCCATCGGCATGGCTTGGGGTTTGCATTTTGCGAACAATATGTTTGCGATTTTGCTGTTCACCACGGGCGAGGCACTGGACGGCATGGCGCTCTACCGTCTGCCCTTTTCGGTCAGTGATACAGAGGCGATCTTGCCAATGCTGGCCTTGGATATGGCAGGTATGTTACTTGTCTGGGCGATTTGCAGATGGGCATTGCGCGGGCGCTGATTGCAATTCCCACGCCAGCCGATTATCTGAATGCCACCTTGCGCAGGGATGACCCGATGAACTGGATCACCAATTACGTCCGCCCCACGATCAACTCGCTGTTTTCACGCCGCGAGATGCCAGAGAATCTGTGGGAAAAATGCCCCTCTTGCGGCACGATGCTGTTTCACCGTGAACTGACGGAAAACCAACGCGTGTGCAATTCTTGTGGCCACCACATGACAGTCAGCCCGCGCGAACGCTTTGCCGGGTTTTTCGATGGGGGGATGTATACGGAAATTTCGGTGCCCCAGCCGATTACGGACCCGCTGCATTTCCGCGATCAGAAGAAATACCCCGACCGCATGAAAGCCGCGCAAAAGCAGACCGGCGAGAAAGAAGCGATGCTGGTTGCCGAAGGCGAAATCATGCGCACCCGAATTGTCGCTGTCGCGCAGGATTTTGAATTCATGGCCGGGTCAATGGGCATGCATGTCGGCAATGCCATCATTGCGGGCTGCGAACATGCGATCAAGCGCAAGCTGCCGCTGGTGCTGTTCTCGGCTGCGGGGGGCGCGCGGATGCAAGAGGGCATCTTGTCCCTGATGCAGATGCCGCGCACGACCGTGGCCGTTGATATGCTGCGCGAAGCGGGTTTGCCTTATATCGTGGTGCTGACCAATCCCACCACGGGCGGCGTGACGGCCAGCTATGCCATGTTGGGCGATGTCCAGATTGCCGAACCGGGCGCGCTGATCTGCTTTGCAGGCCCGCGCGTCATTGAACAGACCATCCGCGAAAAACTGCCCGAGGGATTCCAGCGCGCTGAATATCTGCTGGAACACGGCATGTTGGACCGCGTCACACCCCGCCCGCACCTGCGCACCGAGATTGCGACGATACTGCGGATGCTGGGCGGCCTTGGGCCGGTTGTGCATGGCGACCTGCCACGCCCCGACCCTGCCGCAATCATCGAGGCAGCGCAGGCCGAAGCGGCTGCGCAACCCCCCGAGGAAAAATGAGCAACACCAGCTCCGACGCGCTGTTGGCGCGGATGATGCAGTTCCACCCCAAAATCATCGACCTGACGCTGGACCGTGTCTGGCGCCTGTTGGCGGCACTCGACCACCCCGAACGCCGCCTGTCGCCTGTTATCCATATCGCAGGCACGAATGGCAAAGGCTCGGTTCAGGCGATGATCCGCGCAGGGCTGGAAGGGTCAGGCGCGCGCGTGCATGCCTATACATCGCCACATCTGGCGCGGTTTCACGAACGTATCCGGCTGGCTGGCACGCTGATTTCTGAAGAGGCCCTGAGCGCCGCTCTGGATGAATGCCTCGCCGCCAATGGCAGTGACGCGATCACCTATTTCGAGATCACGACCTGCGCCGCCCTGCTGGCCTTTGCGCGCACACCGTCTGATTACACTTTGCTAGAGGTGGGGCTGGGCGGTCGGCTGGATGCGACGAATGTGGTGGATAACCCCGCGCTGACGCTGATCACGCCAATCAGTCTGGATCACCAGCAATATCTGGGCAACACCCTGCCCGAAATCGCGGGTGAAAAGGCAGGCATTCTCAAGCGCGGGGTGCCGTGCATCGTCGGCCCGCAAGACGATGCCGCGCTAGAGGTGATCGAGGCCCGCGCCGCACGCCTTGGCGCACCGCTTTTGGTTTGCGGCCAGCATTGGCATCTGACATCCGAAGCGGGGCGGTTGATTTATCAGGATGAAACCGGCCTGCTTGATCTGCCCATGCCCAACCTGCCCGGCCCGCATCAGGTGCAAAATGCAGGCATGGCGCTGGCGGGGCTGCGCGCACTGGCACGCGACGCAGGGGCCGAGGCAGCAGTGACACGGGCCGAATGGCCCGCGCGGATGCAGCGCCTGCACCAAGGGCCACTGGTCGAGGCCCATTCCGGCGGAGCGATTTGGCTGGATGGCGGGCATAATCCGGCTGCGGGCCATGCAATCGCCGCCACATTGGCGCAGATGAATATCGGGCGGCTGTGGCTGATCTGCGGGATGCTGAACACCAAGGATGTGGCGGGTTTCATGCGCCCCCTGCAAGATGTGGCGCAGCATCTCTACGCCGTCTCGATACCGGGCGAGGCGGCAACTCTATCAGCACAGGAAACAGCGCAGGCCGCGCGCACCGCCGGAATTGACGCAAGTGAGGCAACAGATGTCCTCTCGGCCCTGAAACAGATCGCAGCGCAAGACCCCAGCGCCCATGTGCTGATATGCGGGTCGCTGTATCTGGCGGGGAATATCTTGCGCGAGAACGGCTGAACTCTATCGTCAAATGCGCCATTTTTCGGCAAGAAGCTGAACTTCGCACCAGATCCTCTCTGGTCGGCGAAAGCCGCTATTTCGGCGTGTGTGTTCAATGAAATCCTTGCAGGCGTCGACATGGTCCACGAACTGTTGTTGAATATTCTCTCTGACAATCTGTTCATCAAGCGTAAAGGACTTGATCGCCGCGTGTTCTTCGATTGTCTTTCTTGCCGTTTCATCGCCTTCCGGCGCGTTGTGGCCATGGCCGTTACTCTTCAGCCTTTCATACTCTTCTGATACGGCTCTGAGCTTTTTGGGGCCGATCTTGATTTCAAGAAAAGTGTTCTTCGCTTGAATGTAATCCCGATCCCAACTGAGCTTGCTCATGTAGTCAAACGTATTCTTCTTTCTTGAAATATCCTGAGCGTTCTGGATGGCCTTGTGTGCAAAATACCAAGCGCCCAGAGCAGAGACCATTATTGCAACAGGGGCAAGCAGAACCTCGAAATTCATTGTTCAAAATCAAATCCTGAAAATGCAGAAGACCCGCCGAAAACCGGCGGGCCTTTAAATTCATTCGTCTTACAAGCTAGCCACCGTACCCCTCACGAGGTGCGTTCGGCCAGTAGCTGGATCGTGTTAACATTTCCACTCCTTGCAGATATACAAGAACGATAGCACAGAGTTCTTACCAGTCTACTAATATCTATGACGGCGTAGGAGCGTTTTCCACCCATTGGTGTGCAACACTCCCACTGTCATCGACACTTACTCGCTGAACTGTGCCAGATAGGCATAGATATCTTCAGCCGAGCCACGCAGACGGTGGTTCATGTTGGAACGTGCACGCGAGTCGCCGGTCACTTCGCGCAGATACCCGCTTGGATCGTTGACATAGGCGACGAAGCTTTCTTCGTCCCAGACGACATCATGCTCTTCGCCTGCCGCGACAATCGCGCTGGAAAAGCGTGCGTAATCTTCATATGCACCTGCCTGACGTCCCACGACACCCCAAAGGTTCGGGCCTGTCGGCGCAAGACGGTGAATGACAGTGCCATCAGGGTCCACAACCCCATGACAGCTTGCACATTGACGGAAATTCGACTCACCTGCGTCTGCATCGCCTGTCGGCTCTGCTTGTGCAGCTAAAGGAGCTGTCAGAAATGCAGCTATAACGAAGGACTTCAGTTTGGACATGTATCACTTCCTATTCCTTGGGTGCTGTCATTGGCATACGGCCACGACCCTCACCGAGCTATCTGCTTCTATAGAACACCATACTGCCTGACAAGAGTTTCGCAAGGTGACAAAATGACCAGTAAACATGCTTGTGTCACAGATGTTTTGTGCTTGGTGGCACCCTTTCGCGCCATAACGCATGCGCAACAAGGCCCCGAATCATGCACCGCCTGACACCCTTGCGGCCGCGCTGGCTGGTTATTTCGGCGCTTGGCGTTGTGATGATCCTGACATGGGGCAGCAGCTATTACCTGATGACGGTGCTTGCCGCTCCGGTTGCGCAAAGCACCGGCTGGGGGCTGAACACCATTACCGGTGCGCTGTCTGCGGGGTTGCTGACTGCGGCGCTGGTCTCGCCTCGGGTGGGGCGGTTGATTGCGCGGTTTGGCGGGCGGCCGGTGTTGGCAGCGGGCGTCCTTGCGCTGGCATTGGGCCTTATCATTTTGGCACTGGCGCAAGCGCTGTGGGTGTTCTGGCTGGGCTGGCTTGTGCTGGGGGCGGGCATGGCGGCCACGCTCTATGATCCGGCCTTTGCCACGTTGGGCCGCCTCTACGGGGCCGAGGCCCGCAGCGCGATCACCGCCCTGACACTTTGGGGCGGCTTTGCCAGCACGGTGTGCTGGCCCCTGTCGGCCCTGATGCTGGAGCATTGGGGCTGGCGCGGGGTCGCACTGGCCTATGCGGGGCTGCATCTGTGCCTGACCTTGCCACTGGTCTGGCTGGCCTTACCGCGCGAGGCCGAAGCCCCGCCCCCGGCCCCCGACCAGATCACCCCGTCCCAGCCCGTTTCCCGAACCGAAGCGCGGCAACTTTTGGTGATGGGCGGGTTGCTGGTGCTGAACGGGCTGGTGGTGTTCAACATTTCGATCTGGCTGTTCACGCTGTTGCAGGCGCAAGGCATCAGTCTGGGGCAGGCTGTGGCACTGGGGGCCTTGATCGGGCCTGCGCAGGTGGGCGCGCGCCTGATCGAGATGGCAGGGCGCGGGCGGCATCATCCTATCTGGACCATGATCGCCTCTACCGGGTCGATTGCATCGGGGTTGGTGCTGCTGGCGGCAGGGCTGAACCTGCCAGCACTGGCGCTTATTCTCTATGGCGCGGGTAACGGTCTGTTTTCCATCGCGCGCGGTGCCTTGCCGCTGGCATTGTTCGGGCCTGCGCGGTTTCCTGTCCTGATGGGGCAGCTTGCCCGCCCGGCCCTGATGGCGCAGGCCATAGCGCCGCTTGCGGGGGCGTTCATGATCAGCACCCTAGGCGAAGGCATGTCCCTTTATGTGCTGGCGGCACTGGGTCTGGCCAATATCGCGCTGACTTGGGCCATGTGGCGCAGCACGCGCAACCCCTTGCGCACATGAAAACACCGCCCACCGTTTACAGGTGGGCGGTGACATGCGGTCGTCGCGGGCTTGCTTATGGCAGCGCGGGAATAACCAGATCGGGCATTTCGCCAGTCAGCGCATGCATGAAGGCCACAAGGCTGTCCAGTTCTTCATCACTGAAATCCTGCCCCAGCATTTGCTGGCCCATCAGCTGCACAGCACCTTCCAGATCGGGCACCGAACCGTTGTTGAAATACGGATAGGTCACCGCCACGTTGCGCAATGTGGGTGTGCGGAAGGCAAACATATCCGCCTCGTCCCCTGTCACCAGAAAACGCCCTTCGTCTTTTGATCCGGGCAATTCAAAGCGGTGATAGTTGCTGTCGGTCAGTGCAGGGCCATTGTGGCAGGCCACACACCCGGCATCGACAAACAGCTTCATCCCCGCAACCTGCGGCTCGGTCATGGCCTGCACATCGCCTTGCAAGAACCGGTCCAGCGGCGAATTGGGCGTGTTCAGCGTCCGCTCGAATGTCGCAATCGCAAGCGCGACATTGCCCTGATTGATTGGGTCAGCGTCGTCGGGAAAGGCTGCGGCGAAATGCTCGTGATATATCTCGAACTCCTTAAGCCGCTCGATCGCCTCGGCCAAGGTCATGTTCATCTCGATATCAGCC comes from the Roseinatronobacter monicus genome and includes:
- a CDS encoding MFS transporter, which encodes MSLSAETPTAERTTWLVLVAISLCHMINDIMQSLLAAIYPLLALEFDLSFWQIGLMTFAFQVTASLLQPFVGLVTDRRPMPQSLPIGMGATLFGLILLAFATSYGGLLTGAMLIGIGSAVFHPESSRIARLASGGKFGTAQSLFQVGGNFGSALGPLLAAFIVVPLGRPSVAAFAVMALVGMIILNRVGLWYGNLARASAAKGRLTQTHGLPRNRVIVALVVLTILTFSKNAYTASISSYYTFFLIDRFDLGIVPAQQMLFLFLAAGAAGVMLGGLVGDRFGPLVVIWFSILGVLPFTLMLPYVGLQATAVLSVIIGIILASAFPAIVVFAQALLPGRVGLVAGIFFGFAFGMGGIAAAFLGVMADFRGIAWVYQACAFLPLLGLTTIFLPRRGALGT
- the cls gene encoding cardiolipin synthase: MAGATVVLVVFLQISFIVRALLRAGLTPSARLAWVTVISALPGVGIAAYFLFGEIRLERAKRERMREVRNQLLAAQASSPDLPLTLQGPARPSFAAGHATSGFIPVAGNRLTLLAEGDAMMDDMFTAIDSAQDHVHVLFYIWLPDTTGTRMADCLCRAARRGVACRVLVDDHGARHLIRSPLWRRMQGAGVALERAAPVGNPFISLLFRRLDLRNHRKIVVVDNRLSWVGSRNCADEAFAIKPRFAPWVDILMRLEGPVVRQQQAVFLHDWMTHHSEDLSALLAEDAPEPQAGSVITQVIASGPDDVYTTPSDALRAMIYAATERVFLTTPYYVPDMALHTAICSAAERGVQVDLILPARNDSLIVGAASESLYPDLLRAGVRIHLFEGGLIHSKIATVDGLFGMIGTANLDHRSFDLNYENSLLFQCSDVTSALDARQQSYIERALVIDSFDVMGWSMLRRLRNNTIALASPLL
- a CDS encoding CPBP family intramembrane glutamic endopeptidase; this encodes MLLKPLVFDRYVAPARLRPQVWRLVVGLALVLAVYILWMGLMAGVIGVSLGVDRLEDMLGTIGTGSTPSSLILLLLTFLGMALGAFAATRWLHKRPIATLFGPRAVVLRDFATGFGIFAVVALPGIIWFFLTLDLTRGVAWPVWLMFLPLALIGLLIQTGAEELVFRGYMQQQLAARFASRWVWMVLPSVIFGLVHYSPEEMGQSVWLIVFVTGFFGLLMADLTARSGAIGMAWGLHFANNMFAILLFTTGEALDGMALYRLPFSVSDTEAILPMLALDMAGMLLVWAICRWALRGR
- the accD gene encoding acetyl-CoA carboxylase, carboxyltransferase subunit beta, with the translated sequence MNWITNYVRPTINSLFSRREMPENLWEKCPSCGTMLFHRELTENQRVCNSCGHHMTVSPRERFAGFFDGGMYTEISVPQPITDPLHFRDQKKYPDRMKAAQKQTGEKEAMLVAEGEIMRTRIVAVAQDFEFMAGSMGMHVGNAIIAGCEHAIKRKLPLVLFSAAGGARMQEGILSLMQMPRTTVAVDMLREAGLPYIVVLTNPTTGGVTASYAMLGDVQIAEPGALICFAGPRVIEQTIREKLPEGFQRAEYLLEHGMLDRVTPRPHLRTEIATILRMLGGLGPVVHGDLPRPDPAAIIEAAQAEAAAQPPEEK
- a CDS encoding bifunctional folylpolyglutamate synthase/dihydrofolate synthase; translated protein: MSNTSSDALLARMMQFHPKIIDLTLDRVWRLLAALDHPERRLSPVIHIAGTNGKGSVQAMIRAGLEGSGARVHAYTSPHLARFHERIRLAGTLISEEALSAALDECLAANGSDAITYFEITTCAALLAFARTPSDYTLLEVGLGGRLDATNVVDNPALTLITPISLDHQQYLGNTLPEIAGEKAGILKRGVPCIVGPQDDAALEVIEARAARLGAPLLVCGQHWHLTSEAGRLIYQDETGLLDLPMPNLPGPHQVQNAGMALAGLRALARDAGAEAAVTRAEWPARMQRLHQGPLVEAHSGGAIWLDGGHNPAAGHAIAATLAQMNIGRLWLICGMLNTKDVAGFMRPLQDVAQHLYAVSIPGEAATLSAQETAQAARTAGIDASEATDVLSALKQIAAQDPSAHVLICGSLYLAGNILRENG
- a CDS encoding DUF4760 domain-containing protein, whose protein sequence is MNFEVLLAPVAIMVSALGAWYFAHKAIQNAQDISRKKNTFDYMSKLSWDRDYIQAKNTFLEIKIGPKKLRAVSEEYERLKSNGHGHNAPEGDETARKTIEEHAAIKSFTLDEQIVRENIQQQFVDHVDACKDFIEHTRRNSGFRRPERIWCEVQLLAEKWRI
- a CDS encoding c-type cytochrome is translated as MSKLKSFVIAAFLTAPLAAQAEPTGDADAGESNFRQCASCHGVVDPDGTVIHRLAPTGPNLWGVVGRQAGAYEDYARFSSAIVAAGEEHDVVWDEESFVAYVNDPSGYLREVTGDSRARSNMNHRLRGSAEDIYAYLAQFSE
- a CDS encoding MFS transporter, producing MHRLTPLRPRWLVISALGVVMILTWGSSYYLMTVLAAPVAQSTGWGLNTITGALSAGLLTAALVSPRVGRLIARFGGRPVLAAGVLALALGLIILALAQALWVFWLGWLVLGAGMAATLYDPAFATLGRLYGAEARSAITALTLWGGFASTVCWPLSALMLEHWGWRGVALAYAGLHLCLTLPLVWLALPREAEAPPPAPDQITPSQPVSRTEARQLLVMGGLLVLNGLVVFNISIWLFTLLQAQGISLGQAVALGALIGPAQVGARLIEMAGRGRHHPIWTMIASTGSIASGLVLLAAGLNLPALALILYGAGNGLFSIARGALPLALFGPARFPVLMGQLARPALMAQAIAPLAGAFMISTLGEGMSLYVLAALGLANIALTWAMWRSTRNPLRT
- a CDS encoding cytochrome-c peroxidase; protein product: MTPRQLHRLGATAMALVLSVTAVHAEDIAEYMDFFEPLPFLPPIPADNTMTPEKIELGKMLFFEPRISASGVISCATCHNPALGWADRIPRAVGHGGQVGERNTPTVLNSGFLGAQFWDGREPDLEGQALGPIQADIEMNMTLAEAIERLKEFEIYHEHFAAAFPDDADPINQGNVALAIATFERTLNTPNSPLDRFLQGDVQAMTEPQVAGMKLFVDAGCVACHNGPALTDSNYHRFELPGSKDEGRFLVTGDEADMFAFRTPTLRNVAVTYPYFNNGSVPDLEGAVQLMGQQMLGQDFSDEELDSLVAFMHALTGEMPDLVIPALP